Below is a window of Enterococcus gilvus ATCC BAA-350 DNA.
GACACGAGCCATTGAATTAAAAGCCATGATGGAATTTGGCTATCGAATCAATCGTGCGTTGCAGCCGAAGATGGGAAGGGTCCAATCAAGTCTTTCTTTAGGTCAGCTTTTGATCACGGAATTAAAGGACTATCAACAAGAGCATTTGGTCGCCTTCTTTTTAAATACAAAAAATGAAATTATTTTACAGAAAACTATTTTTATCGGATCACTGAATCAATCCATCGCGCATCCACGAGAAATATTTCGGGAAGCGGTGCGTATCAGTGCGGCACGCGTTGTTTTAGGCCATAATCACCCATCAGGAAATCCAACACCGTCATCCAATGATTTGGACTTTACAAAACGCGTGCAAGAGTGTGGTGAAATGATGGGAATCGAGCTTTTGGATCATATTATTGTTGGAGAAACCAAATATTTCAGTTTACGTGAAGAAAAGTACTTAAAGTAGCGATTGAAAACCCTTGCGCTAAGAATAAGTAGAATGTTAAACTATTAATGTAGCTTTGTTTGAGTTGCGAGCTGGTATACAGATGTTTCCTTTTCGTAGTGCAGCAATGTTACAATCAATAAGTGCTTAGGCACGAGGAGGAATTTTATTCATGGAAAACGGAACAGTAAAATGGTTTAACGCAGAAAAAGGTTTTGGCTTCAT
It encodes the following:
- the radC gene encoding RadC family protein — its product is MEKSLLLQELPESSWPRERLLREGEKHLSDQELLAIILRNGSRQQNVMELAGTILREYPDLYNLKHTTLHELQKFKGIGETRAIELKAMMEFGYRINRALQPKMGRVQSSLSLGQLLITELKDYQQEHLVAFFLNTKNEIILQKTIFIGSLNQSIAHPREIFREAVRISAARVVLGHNHPSGNPTPSSNDLDFTKRVQECGEMMGIELLDHIIVGETKYFSLREEKYLK